In Phragmites australis chromosome 17, lpPhrAust1.1, whole genome shotgun sequence, the following are encoded in one genomic region:
- the LOC133897875 gene encoding hydrophobic protein OSR8-like: MASARCCTFLEILLAIVLPPLGVFLRFGCCSMEFCICLLLTILGYIPGIIYAIYVLVALESDSDPDEREYYTLA; this comes from the exons ATGGCGTCCGCCCGCTGCTGCACGTTCCTGGAGATCCTCCTCGCCATCGTCCTCCCCCCGCTCGGCGTTTTCCTACGCTTCGGATGCTGCAGC ATGGAGTTCTGCATCTGCTTGCTGCTCACAATTCTTGGCTATATCCCTGGAATCATCTACGCAATCTATGTCCTCGTTGCGCTCGAGTCAGACTCAGACCCGGACGAGAGAGAATACTATACCCTTGCTTAG
- the LOC133896801 gene encoding cytochrome b561, DM13 and DOMON domain-containing protein At5g54830-like: MSAAATARLLAALTVATLVVAAGAASCPHTNLTANFSADLSMLQHQLRGTVRLAPDGSCALSLTRFDLLAASPSARFWAADGATLSDLAAGRAFSPLPLNRTFRNATLKLPFSRPLPRLLALFDPDTSSDLGHAFLPNGTGSELDTTAPAPVPTMFDNCIPLSETETYRLRWTLNASAGTVEIGLEAVVGSEYYMAFGWADPKANSPAMVHADVVVAGFTEEGMPFAEDYYISDYTECTLEKDGSPVSGVCPDKVYEDGRNDSRLVYGHRRDGVSFVRYARKLDTEDVKYDVPVDATEEMTVVWAIGKLRPPDTLRPHYLPQNHGGPRDTTFGFARLNLSETVDNCLGPLDADNKEDQERIIADGKTPLVVTSAPAVRYPNPPNPDKVIYINKKEAPLLKVERGVPVKFSVQAGHDVALYITSDPIGGNVTLRNKTEVIYAGGPDAHGVLATPKELVWLPDRNTPDLVYYQSLYEPKMGWKVQVVDGGLSDMYNNSVVLDDQQVTLFWTLSADSISIAARGEKKSGYLAIGFGNGMVNSYTYVGWVGNDGVGQVKTYWIDGKSATGIHPTSENITYVRCKSENGIITFEFTRRLKPSCSGRVECKNIIDPTTPLKVVWAMGASWSGYDLTDSNMHSVTSSRPIRVSLLRGSAEAEQDLRPVLAVHGFMMFVAWGILLPGGIMAARYLKSLKGDGWYQIHVYLQYSGIAIMFLGVLFAAAELRGFSVSSVHVKFGVLALLLAGFQPLNAKFRPSRPANGEVPSRNRILWEYLHVITGRSAIVVGIVALFTGMKHLGHRYDSENVEELTWALMLWVLSAIVIVLCLEYKEVKRRSSDRSIRGHWVLGNSEEDDSVDLLHPDSTARNSESSTSGLMEVQLEPLTR, from the coding sequence AtgtccgccgccgccaccgcgcgcctcctcgccgccctcACGGTCGCGACGCTCGTCGTGGCCGCGGGGGCCGCGTCGTGCCCGCACACCAACCTGACCGCCAACTTCTCGGCGGACCTCAGCATGCTGCAGCACCAGCTCCGGGGCACGGTGCGCCTCGCGCCCGACGGCTCCTGCGCGCTCTCCCTCACCCGCTTcgacctcctcgccgcctcccccTCCGCGCGCTTCTGGGCCGCCGACGGCGCCACCCTGTCCGACCTCGCCGCGGGCCGCGCCTTCTCGCCGCTCCCGCTCAACCGCACCTTCCGCAACGCCACCCTCAAGCTCCCCTTCTCCCGCCCGCTCCCGCGCCTCCTCGCGCTCTTCGACCCCGACACCTCCTCCGACCTCGGCCACGCCTTCCTCCCCAACGGCACTGGATCGGAGCTCGACACCACCGCGCCCGCGCCCGTGCCCACAATGTTCGACAACTGCATCCCCCTCTCGGAGACGGAGACCTACCGCCTCCGCTGGACGCTTAACGCCTCCGCCGGCACCGTCGAGATCGGCCTCGAGGCGGTCGTGGGCTCCGAGTACTACATGGCATTTGGGTGGGCGGACCCCAAGGCCAACTCACCCGCCATGGTCCATGCTGACGTCGTTGTCGCCGGCTTCACCGAGGAAGGTATGCCATTTGCCGAGGATTACTACATAAGCGACTACACTGAGTGCACGCTGGAGAAGGATGGCTCGCCGGTGTCTGGGGTATGCCCAGATAAGGTCTATGAGGATGGGAGGAACGATTCGAGGCTGGTGTACGGCCACCGGCGGGATGGGGTGTCCTTCGTGAGATATGCAAGGAAGCTTGATACCGAGGATGTCAAGTATGATGTGCCGGTGGATGCCACAGAGGAGATGACGGTGGTTTGGGCTATCGGGAAGCTCCGGCCGCCAGACACACTGCGACCGCACTACCTCCCGCAGAACCATGGGGGGCCGAGGGACACGACCTTTGGGTTTGCCAGGCTAAATTTGTCAGAGACAGTGGACAATTGCCTTGGACCGTTGGATGCAGACAATAAGGAGGATCAGGAGAGGATCATCGCGGATGGGAAGACACCACTTGTGGTGACATCTGCTCCAGCAGTGCGCTACCCAAACCCACCAAACCCTGACAAGGTGATTTACATCAACAAGAAGGAGGCGCCGCTGTTGAAGGTTGAGAGGGGCGTGCCAGTGAAGTTCTCGGTGCAGGCTGGGCATGATGTGGCGCTTTATATCACTTCAGATCCAATTGGTGGGAATGTTACACTGCGGAATAAAACTGAGGTCATATATGCTGGTGGGCCTGATGCTCATGGTGTACTAGCAACCCCTAAAGAGCTTGTTTGGCTGCCCGATCGGAATACACCTGATCTAGTCTATTATCAGTCATTGTATGAACCAAAGATGGGATGGAAGGTTCAAGTGGTTGATGGAGGCCTTAGCGACATGTATAATAACAGTGTTGTTTTGGATGATCAGCAGGTTACATTGTTTTGGACTCTGTCTGCAGATTCCATATCGATAGCAGCCCGAGGCGAGAAGAAAAGTGGATACCTTGCTATTGGGTTCGGGAATGGGATGGTGAATAGCTACACGTATGTCGGCTGGGTGGGCAATGATGGGGTTGGACAAGTAAAAACTTATTGGATTGATGGGAAGAGTGCAACGGGTATCCATCCAACGTCAGAGAATATAACATATGTCCGGTGTAAGTCGGAAAATGGAATTATTACATTTGAGTTTACACGTCGTCTTAAACCTTCTTGTAGCGGGAGAGTAGAATGCAAGAACATCATTGATCCAACCACACCCCTTAAGGTTGTTTGGGCCATGGGTGCAAGCTGGTCAGGATATGATCTGACAGACAGTAACATGCATTCGGTCACAAGCAGTCGCCCCATACGTGTTTCGTTGTTGAGAGGTTCAGCTGAGGCAGAACAGGATTTGCGTCCCGTTCTGGCCGTTCATGGGTTTATGATGTTTGTTGCCTGGGGCATCTTGCTTCCTGGTGGAATAATGGCTGCCCGGTATTTGAAGAGCTTGAAAGGTGATGGGTGGTACCAAATACATGTCTATCTGCAGTATTCAGGAATTGCTATAATGTTTCTTGGCGTCCTTTTTGCTGCAGCCGAGCTCCGTGGTTTTTCTGTCAGCTCCGTGCATGTTAAATTTGGTGTACTTGCTCTACTATTGGCAGGTTTTCAGCCGTTAAACGCTAAATTCCGGCCTAGTAGACCAGCTAATGGGGAGGTTCCATCCCGGAATCGTATCCTGTGGGAGTACCTGCATGTTATCACTGGCAGGtcagctattgttgtaggaatTGTGGCACTTTTCACGGGAATGAAGCATTTAGGCCATAGGTATGACAGCGAGAATGTAGAGGAGCTCACTTGGGCCTTAATGCTGTGGGTGCTTTCAGCTATAGTTATAGTGCTGTGCTTAGAATATAAGGAGGTCAAACGAAGGAGCAGTGACAGAAGCATCAGAGGGCACTGGGTGTTAGGTAACAGCGAGGAAGATGATTCAGTCGATCTTTTGCATCCTGACAGTACAGCCAGGAATTCAGAATCTAGTACTTCTGGTTTAATGGAGGTGCAGCTTGAACCTCTCACGAGATGA
- the LOC133896807 gene encoding basic blue protein-like has product MEAAVVAVFAADLCTATDHIVGGNHGWNTQHQLLPVSGNQTFYIGDLISFRYQKGTRNVFEVNKTGYDNYTMAGVAGDWASGKDFIQLPEPRRYYFISANGFCQQGMKCAAALLPSVGTSELDSQHSLMCLTKPGPTANTPCIIQVVTTLKTRKKRINPIRDCRIEI; this is encoded by the exons ATGGAGGCGGCCGTTGTCGCCGTCTTCGCCGCTGATCTCTGCACCGCGACGGACCACATCGTGGGCGGCAACCACGGGTGGAACACCCAACATCAACTACTCCCTGTGTCCGGCAACCAGACCTTCTACATCGGCGACCTCATCT CGTTCCGGTACCAGAAGGGGACGCGCAACGTGTTCGAGGTGAACAAGACGGGGTACGACAACTACACCATGGCCGGGGTCGCCGGCGACTGGGCCTCCGGCAAGGACTTCATCCAGCTCCCCGAGCCCCGCCGCTACTACTTCATCAGCGCCAATGGCTTCTGCCAGCAAGGCATGAAGTGCGCCGCTGCGTTGCTGCCTAGTGTTGGGACTTCGGAGCTTGATTCCCAGCATTCTTTGATGTGTCTCACAAAACCAGGTCCAACAGCCAACACGCCATGTATTATACAGGTTGTGACGACTCTGAAGACTAGGAAGAAAAGAATAAACCCTATAAGAGATTGTCGAATAGAAATATAG
- the LOC133896803 gene encoding transmembrane 9 superfamily member 9-like isoform X1: MRSPAMLRWAAALAVLLAVIAPAAGFYLPGVAPTDFAKGDPLQVKVNKLTSIKTQLPYTYYSLPFCKPTTIVDSAENLGEVLRGDRIENSPYLFQMREPKMCQIVCKVTITEKEAKELKEKIEDEYRVSMILDNLPLVVPVTRQDKSTVAYQGGYHVGVKGHYAGGKDEKYFIHNHLSFLVKYHKDDDSELSRIVGFEVQPFSVKHQVDDKWNDVNTRLTTCDPHANKFVTREQPPQEVEAGKDIIFTYDVHFEDSEIKWASRWDTYLLMTDDQIHWFSIVNSLMIVLFLSGMVAMIMLRTLYRDISRYNQLETQEEAQEETGWKLVHGDVFRPPTNSNLLCVYVGTGVQFFGMLLVTMIFAVLGFLSPSNRGGLMTAMLLVWVLMGLLAGYSSSRLYKMFKGSEWKKITLQTAFLFPGVAFVIFFILNALIWGEKSSGAVPFTTMFALVLLWFGISVPLVFVGSYLGFKKPAMEPPVKTNKIPRQIPEQAWYMNPLFSILIGGILPFGAVFIELFFILSSIWLHQFYYIFGFLFLVFVILIITCAEITIVLCYFQLCSEDYMWWWRSYLTSGSSAVYLFLYAVFYFFTKLQITKLVSGILYFGYMLLASYAFFVLTGTIGFCACFWFTRLIYSSVKID; this comes from the exons ATGCGGTCGCCGGCGATGCTCCGGTGGGCAGCGGCGCTCGCGGTCCTGCTCGCCGTCATCGCGCCGGCCGCGGGGTTCTACCTCCCAGGCGTCGCCCCGACTGATTTCGCGAAG GGTGACCCACTTCAAGTGAAAGTGAATAAGCTGACATCGATCAAGACTCAACTCCCCTATACGTATTACTCCCTTCCATTCTGTAAGCCGACTACCATAGTCGACAGTGCTGAAAATCTTGGTGAAGTTCTTCGCGGTGATCGCATTGAGAACTCTCCTTATTTG TTTCAAATGAGAGAGCCAAAGATGTGTCAGATTGTCTGCAAAGTAACCATCACTGAAAAAGAAGCCAAGGAGCTCAAGGAAAAGATAGAGGATGAATACCGTGTGAGCAT GATTCTGGACAACCTCCCACTAGTTGTTCCTGTTACAAGGCAAGATAAAAGCACTGTTGCTTATCAAGGTGGATATCATGTTGGTGTGAAAGGCCACTATGCAGGA GGCAAGGATGAGAAGTACTTCATCCACAACCATTTGTCATTTTTAGTGAAGTATCACAAGGATGATGATTCAGAGCTTTCTAGAATAGTGGGATTTGAGGTCCAACCATTCAG TGTCAAGCATCAGGTCGACGATAAGTGGAACGATGTAAACACTCGTTTGACAACATGTGATCCTCATGCGAACAAGTTTGTAACAAGGGAACAGCCTCCTCAGGAGGTTGAAGCTGGCAAGGATATCATATTCACCTATGATGTTCACTTTGAG GATAGTGAGATTAAGTGGGCCTCCCGCTGGGACACATACCTGTTGATGACTGATGATCAGATTCACTGGTTTTCAATTGTGAACTCTCTCATGATCGTGCTTTTCCTATCTGGTATGGTGGCCATGATCATGCTTCGCACTCTCTATAGAGATATCTCTAGATATAATCAGCttgaaactcaagaagaagcacaagaggaaACTGGCTGGAAGCTTGTTCATGGAGATGTGTTCCGTCCTCCAACCAACTCTAACTTACTCTGCGTTTATGTTGGCACTGGTGTCCAATTCTTCGGCATGCTGCTAGTTACAATGATTTTTGCTGTGTTGGGTTTCCTTTCTCCATCAAACCGGGGAGGACTGATGACTGCAATGCTTCTAGTCTGGGTTTTGATGGGGTTGCTTGCTGGCTATTCTTCTTCACGTCTCTACAAGATGTTCAAGGGTTCAGAGTGGAAGAAGATCACCCTGCAAACGGCATTCCTATTTCCAGGGGTTGCATTTGTTATTTTCTTCATCTTGAATGCTCTTATATGGGGGGAGAAGTCATCCGGTGCTGTTCCTTTCACCACTATGTTTGCCTTGGTCCTCCTCTGGTTTGGCATCTCAGTACCTCTTGTTTTTGTTGGGAGCTATCTTGGGTTCAAGAAACCTGCCATGGAACCTCCAGTGAAGACAAACAAGATTCCACGACAGATCCCTGAGCAAGCTTGGTACATGAATCCACTCTTCAGCATTCTGATCGGTGGCATTCTCCCATTTGGAGCAGTTTTCATTGagctcttcttcatcctcagCTCCATCTGGCTGCACCAGTTCTACTACATTTTTGGCTTCCTCTTCCTTGTATttgtcatcctcatcatcacctgtGCCGAAATCACAATCGTGCTCTGCTATTTCCAACTGTGCAGCGAGGACTACATGTGGTGGTGGAGGTCTTACCTCACCTCAGGATCCTCTGCAGTGTATCTCTTCTTGTACGCTGTGTTCTACTTCTTCACGAAGCTGCAGATTACTAAGCTGGTGTCTGGCATCTTGTACTTTGGATACATGCTTCTCGCCTCCTATGCCTTCTTTGTGCTGACTGGCACAATTGGTTTCTGCGCCTGCTTCTGGTTCACGAGGTTGATTTACTCCTCAGTGAAGATTGATTAG
- the LOC133896806 gene encoding probable protein phosphatase 2C 70 gives MGVYLSTPKTDKLSADGENHRLRFGLSSMQGWRAAMEDAHAALPDLDDCTSFFGVYDGHGGKAVSKFCARHLHKQVLINEASSSDDLSTSVHKAFLRMDEMMKGQRGWRELTELGNKFTGMLEGIIWSNKGGDSNNLGDSWDPEEGPNSNYPGPTSGSTACVAVIRNDQIIVANAGDSRCVISQKGQAYNLSTDHKPDLEGEKERILSAGGFVVAGRVNGSLNLSRAMGDMELKQNEFLPAERQIVTAEPELKTVKLSEDDEFLVLACDGIWDCMSSQEVVDFVHKHINNEDRLSTVCEKLLDRCLAPTSGGEGCDNMTAIIVQFKKAASSVATSSAVQSAATSEEMRPK, from the exons ATGGGGGTCTACCTCAGCACGCCGAAGACCGACAAGCTCTCAGCCGATGGTGAGAACCACCGCCTCCGGTTCGGCCTCTCCTCCATGCAGGGGTGGCGGGCCGCCATGGAGGATGCG CATGCTGCTTTGCCAGACCTCGATGACTGCACATCATTTTTTGGCGTTTACGATGGCCATGGAG GAAAAGCCGTCTCTAAATTCTGTGCGAGGCACCTACACAAGCAAGTTCTCATAAATGAAGCATCATCATCCGATGATTTATCTACTTCTGTCCACAAAGCTTTCTTAAG AATGGATGAGATGATGAAAGGACAGAGGGGATGGAGAGAACTGACTGAGCTGGGAAACAAGTTCACGGGTATGCTGGAGGGCATAATATGGTCCAACAAGGGTGGAGATTCAAATAACCTAGGGGATAGCTGGGATCCTGAGGAG GGACCAAATTCGAACTATCCTGGGCCAACATCTGGAAGCACAGCTTGTGTGGCTGTCATAAGAAATGATCAAATCATTGTTGCAAatgccggggattcccggtgtgTTATCTCACAGAAGGGTCAG GCTTACAATTTGTCAACAGATCACAAACCAGATCTTGAGGGAGAAAAGGAGAGGATTTTGAGTGCTGGTGGATTTGTTGTTGCTGGGCGGGTCAATGGAAGCTTGAACTTGTCGAGAGCAATGG GTGACATGGAACTGAAGCAAAATGAGTTTTTGCCAGCCGAGAGACAGATTGTGACAGCTGAACCTGAGTTGAAAACA GTTAAACTTTCTGAGGATGATGAATTCCTTGTTTTAGCATGTGATGGCATATG GGATTGCATGTCAAGTCAAGAAGTGGTTGATTTTGTACATAAACACATAAACAAT GAGGACAGGCTATCCACAGTGTGTGAGAAGTTGCTTGACCGTTGCTTGGCACCTACATCTGGTGGCGAAGGATGCGATAATATGACCGCGATCATTGTTCAGTTTAAGAAGGCAGCTTCGTCAGTTGCTACTTCTAGCGCCGTGCAATCTGCAGCCACTTCAGAAGAGATGCGGCCAAAGTAG
- the LOC133896803 gene encoding transmembrane 9 superfamily member 9-like isoform X2, with translation MRSPAMLRWAAALAVLLAVIAPAAGFYLPGVAPTDFAKGDPLQVKVNKLTSIKTQLPYTYYSLPFCKPTTIVDSAENLGEVLRGDRIENSPYLFQMREPKMCQIVCKVTITEKEAKELKEKIEDEYRVSMILDNLPLVVPVTRQDKSTVAYQGGYHVGVKGHYAGDEKYFIHNHLSFLVKYHKDDDSELSRIVGFEVQPFSVKHQVDDKWNDVNTRLTTCDPHANKFVTREQPPQEVEAGKDIIFTYDVHFEDSEIKWASRWDTYLLMTDDQIHWFSIVNSLMIVLFLSGMVAMIMLRTLYRDISRYNQLETQEEAQEETGWKLVHGDVFRPPTNSNLLCVYVGTGVQFFGMLLVTMIFAVLGFLSPSNRGGLMTAMLLVWVLMGLLAGYSSSRLYKMFKGSEWKKITLQTAFLFPGVAFVIFFILNALIWGEKSSGAVPFTTMFALVLLWFGISVPLVFVGSYLGFKKPAMEPPVKTNKIPRQIPEQAWYMNPLFSILIGGILPFGAVFIELFFILSSIWLHQFYYIFGFLFLVFVILIITCAEITIVLCYFQLCSEDYMWWWRSYLTSGSSAVYLFLYAVFYFFTKLQITKLVSGILYFGYMLLASYAFFVLTGTIGFCACFWFTRLIYSSVKID, from the exons ATGCGGTCGCCGGCGATGCTCCGGTGGGCAGCGGCGCTCGCGGTCCTGCTCGCCGTCATCGCGCCGGCCGCGGGGTTCTACCTCCCAGGCGTCGCCCCGACTGATTTCGCGAAG GGTGACCCACTTCAAGTGAAAGTGAATAAGCTGACATCGATCAAGACTCAACTCCCCTATACGTATTACTCCCTTCCATTCTGTAAGCCGACTACCATAGTCGACAGTGCTGAAAATCTTGGTGAAGTTCTTCGCGGTGATCGCATTGAGAACTCTCCTTATTTG TTTCAAATGAGAGAGCCAAAGATGTGTCAGATTGTCTGCAAAGTAACCATCACTGAAAAAGAAGCCAAGGAGCTCAAGGAAAAGATAGAGGATGAATACCGTGTGAGCAT GATTCTGGACAACCTCCCACTAGTTGTTCCTGTTACAAGGCAAGATAAAAGCACTGTTGCTTATCAAGGTGGATATCATGTTGGTGTGAAAGGCCACTATGCAGGA GATGAGAAGTACTTCATCCACAACCATTTGTCATTTTTAGTGAAGTATCACAAGGATGATGATTCAGAGCTTTCTAGAATAGTGGGATTTGAGGTCCAACCATTCAG TGTCAAGCATCAGGTCGACGATAAGTGGAACGATGTAAACACTCGTTTGACAACATGTGATCCTCATGCGAACAAGTTTGTAACAAGGGAACAGCCTCCTCAGGAGGTTGAAGCTGGCAAGGATATCATATTCACCTATGATGTTCACTTTGAG GATAGTGAGATTAAGTGGGCCTCCCGCTGGGACACATACCTGTTGATGACTGATGATCAGATTCACTGGTTTTCAATTGTGAACTCTCTCATGATCGTGCTTTTCCTATCTGGTATGGTGGCCATGATCATGCTTCGCACTCTCTATAGAGATATCTCTAGATATAATCAGCttgaaactcaagaagaagcacaagaggaaACTGGCTGGAAGCTTGTTCATGGAGATGTGTTCCGTCCTCCAACCAACTCTAACTTACTCTGCGTTTATGTTGGCACTGGTGTCCAATTCTTCGGCATGCTGCTAGTTACAATGATTTTTGCTGTGTTGGGTTTCCTTTCTCCATCAAACCGGGGAGGACTGATGACTGCAATGCTTCTAGTCTGGGTTTTGATGGGGTTGCTTGCTGGCTATTCTTCTTCACGTCTCTACAAGATGTTCAAGGGTTCAGAGTGGAAGAAGATCACCCTGCAAACGGCATTCCTATTTCCAGGGGTTGCATTTGTTATTTTCTTCATCTTGAATGCTCTTATATGGGGGGAGAAGTCATCCGGTGCTGTTCCTTTCACCACTATGTTTGCCTTGGTCCTCCTCTGGTTTGGCATCTCAGTACCTCTTGTTTTTGTTGGGAGCTATCTTGGGTTCAAGAAACCTGCCATGGAACCTCCAGTGAAGACAAACAAGATTCCACGACAGATCCCTGAGCAAGCTTGGTACATGAATCCACTCTTCAGCATTCTGATCGGTGGCATTCTCCCATTTGGAGCAGTTTTCATTGagctcttcttcatcctcagCTCCATCTGGCTGCACCAGTTCTACTACATTTTTGGCTTCCTCTTCCTTGTATttgtcatcctcatcatcacctgtGCCGAAATCACAATCGTGCTCTGCTATTTCCAACTGTGCAGCGAGGACTACATGTGGTGGTGGAGGTCTTACCTCACCTCAGGATCCTCTGCAGTGTATCTCTTCTTGTACGCTGTGTTCTACTTCTTCACGAAGCTGCAGATTACTAAGCTGGTGTCTGGCATCTTGTACTTTGGATACATGCTTCTCGCCTCCTATGCCTTCTTTGTGCTGACTGGCACAATTGGTTTCTGCGCCTGCTTCTGGTTCACGAGGTTGATTTACTCCTCAGTGAAGATTGATTAG
- the LOC133896797 gene encoding trihelix transcription factor ENAP1-like, translated as MDALPDADTAPLAAAPPQKRDEWSESGIVRLLESYEAKWLLRNRAKLKWSDWVDIAREVSAYCAEDAAATGKPGGNSAKTPNQCKNKIESMKKRYRAESAAVARAGPAAAGPSWRFFVRMDGLLKGPAGCSSQVQQAELSNSIDLRAPAKVEVEVDADFVAQLPDAGPGAFSDLANGSVPEKAEKVDNSVQKESRAADSDANVSSPRSKVANEDVEEVDKVWDLPKKRKSTEFDIAKSIELLASSFLKIEHAKMEMYRDTERMRVEAEIKKGEMELKRTEIMAKTQLQIAKLFAKRLKESSGKTGGSSSVKKEDTLTKKGENGSG; from the exons ATGGACGCTCTTCCCGACGCCGACACGGCGCCGTTGGCGGCAGCGCCTCCGCAGAAGCGCGACGAGTGGAGCGAGAGCGGCATCGTGCGGCTGCTCGAGTCCTACGAGGCCAAGTGGCTGCTGCGGAACCGCGCCAAGCTCAAGTGGAGCGACTGGGTCGACATCGCCCGCGAGGTGTCCGCGTATTGCGCTGAGGACGCCGCGGCCACGGGGAAACCCGGCGGCAACAGCGCCAAGACCCCCAACCAATGCAAGAACAAGATCGAGTCGATGAAGAAGCGGTACCGGGCGGAGTCCGCCGCGGTGGCGCGCGCAGGCCCCGCCGCAGCCGGCCCGTCGTGGCGGTTCTTTGTCCGCATGGACGGGCTGCTCAAAGGGCCGGCCGGCTGCTCCAGCCAGGTGCAACAGGCAGAGTTGAGTAACAGTATAGATCTGCGAGCTCCGGCGAAAGTAGAGGTCGAGGTCGATGCAGATTTTGTCGCGCAGTTGCCGGACGCAGGCCCAGGTGCATTCTCTGATCTGGCCAATGGCTCTGTCCCGGAGAAAGCGGAGAAGGTTGACAACAGCGTGCAGAAGGAGAGCAGAGCTGCAGATAGCGATGCTAACGTGAGCTCTCCGAGGAGCAAGGTGGCGAATGAGGACGTCGAGGAGGTGGACAAGGTCTGGGACCTGcccaagaagaggaagagcacAGAGTTTGATATAGCGAAGAGCATCGAGTTGCTGGCTAGCTCATTCTTGAAGATTGAGCACGCCAAAATGGAGATGTATAGGGATACGGAGAGGATGAGGGTTGAGGCTGAGATTAAAAAGGGGGAGATGGAGCTCAAGAGAACAGAGATCATGGCCAAAACACAGTTGCAGATTGCTAAGCTTTTTGCAAAGAGATTGAAGGAGAGCAGTGGCAAGACTGGCGGTAGTTCGTCAGTAAAAAAAGAGGACACCCTTACCAAGAAAGGCGAGAATG GTTCAGGGTGA